From a single Gimesia fumaroli genomic region:
- a CDS encoding cupin domain-containing protein, which produces MPESTQKKYHIADFSQIEGTSCPCGTARRAFADVPEFPGTLHVTEISEDAELHYHRKLTETYYFLECGEDAKMQLDDEFIPVHAGMSIVIPPGVRHRAIGSMKIINIVFPKFDPEDEWLD; this is translated from the coding sequence ATGCCGGAATCAACACAGAAAAAATATCATATCGCTGATTTTTCCCAGATCGAAGGGACATCATGCCCCTGTGGAACCGCGCGGCGTGCCTTCGCCGATGTACCAGAATTTCCAGGCACGTTGCACGTCACAGAAATCTCAGAGGATGCCGAACTGCACTATCATCGCAAACTGACGGAAACCTATTACTTCCTGGAATGCGGCGAAGATGCGAAAATGCAGCTGGATGATGAATTCATTCCCGTGCACGCCGGGATGTCAATTGTCATTCCGCCGGGAGTTCGTCACCGCGCCATTGGTTCGATGAAGATCATCAATATCGTCTTCCCGAAATTCGATCCGGAAGACGAATGGCTCGATTGA
- a CDS encoding Swt1 family HEPN domain-containing protein, with protein MAGDNERIKLTLELLGTGLYPIIEQEMKAIYQDDWIDRAKESFRNSPLTSQPEGDAIRWDAHSTLLILWDHWNSVFRNRLTPLERSYVGELREFRNRWAHQSQISTDDTLRILDTAARLLSAAGSAQEARQLQRERDQLLHQILQYQEQIVIDSDDQRRERMRDAIIFLVCAVAIDLVIFFSYGTGGLAILFALFVAGVFAFLAYQRWVTPDRPTYGAHECTNCGKIIYGEACPYCNEDLPV; from the coding sequence GTGGCTGGTGATAACGAGCGCATTAAACTGACGCTCGAGTTATTGGGGACTGGTTTATACCCCATTATAGAACAAGAGATGAAAGCGATCTACCAGGATGACTGGATTGATCGTGCTAAAGAGAGTTTCCGAAACTCTCCTCTCACTTCACAGCCAGAAGGCGATGCCATCCGCTGGGACGCCCATTCCACGCTTTTGATTTTGTGGGACCATTGGAACAGTGTCTTTCGTAATCGGCTGACGCCGCTCGAGCGAAGCTATGTCGGCGAGTTAAGGGAATTCCGTAATCGCTGGGCCCATCAGAGTCAGATCAGTACTGATGATACGCTGAGAATTCTTGATACAGCTGCCCGTCTTTTGTCTGCAGCAGGATCGGCACAGGAAGCCCGACAGCTCCAGAGAGAACGCGATCAGTTATTACATCAGATCCTGCAGTATCAGGAACAGATTGTGATCGACTCGGATGATCAGCGTCGAGAGCGGATGCGAGACGCCATTATCTTTCTGGTTTGCGCTGTCGCCATCGATTTAGTTATTTTCTTTTCTTATGGTACCGGTGGTCTGGCGATTCTGTTTGCTTTGTTTGTAGCGGGGGTCTTCGCCTTTCTCGCGTATCAGCGCTGGGTGACTCCCGATCGACCGACCTACGGTGCCCATGAATGTACCAACTGCGGCAAGATCATTTACGGCGAAGCATGTCCTTATTGCAATGAAGATCTCCCGGTATAA